GGAACGTTACGCTTGAAAAAATCAAAAAAGATTTGGTTACTGAGCTTAAGCACCGCAAGCTGCCCGACGAAGTCAAGATTTTGGCCGCTAAGATTGAGGATGAGCTAAGCGCTACTAAAGATTATGACGGTACGGCGGCCAGGTATGGGCTGCGCATACTGAGGATAAAAAATCTGACTGTCAGTAACACCGATGCTTTTACAGGAAAGATTTCAATCCCTTTGCCTTATGGAAGGGAGGTTGCCGAAATCGCCTTTAATACAACCGATACCAACACATTCCAAGAAACAGTCCATGGTGTAGAGTTTCTGGTTAATGTAGATAAAACTACGCCCTCGTCTGTTCCTGAGTATAGCAAAATTAAAGAAAAAGTACTGGCGCATTGGACGCGCGGAGCGAAGGCCAAAGCAGCCAAGCAAATTGCAGAGGGCTTTGTTGACCGAGTGTCTCAAGGAATGCCTTTGGATAAACTAGCGCACAGCAAGCATCTGACGGTTGACAAAATATATTCTTTAACTCGCTCTGGAACTGATGGGACCAGCAGCAAGCAAAACAGATTGCCTGCTGATTTAGTACATAAGGTCTTTGAAGCGCCTGTTGGTCAAGCCGTCATAATTCCTATAGAGGGCGGACATGTAGTTGCTCATGTGAAAAACAAGCATCTGCCTAATCTGGATAAGAAACAAGCTCAGCAGTTTAGGGCGCTGATACACAGCGCTATGACCAGGGATCTGTTCGCACAGTTAGTCAAGCATTATCAGAAAAAAACCAAGGTCGATGTGAATCAGGGTATGCTGAAGCTTTACTCGACTGCCTCCGACGCCGATACTGATTGATAAATCGCTGCTTTGGTAGACATCGGGTCTGTATATATTCCAAGCTTGATATCTTTTTCTAGTTGCCAAAGCTTCTTTATCGTTTTTACCTGCCACTTTGTGGCATCTGTTGAGCTTTTGCTAAGGTTTTTGCATAGGCCGCTCATATAAAATCTTATGGCGGATATTGGCTCCATTCCTGATATCAACTCGGCCATAGCCGCTGGCGAGCTTTGTTCATAAACCGGCGTGTCGTTCCCAAGCATTTCCAAATCGAATAAAATTGACATTACGTTTGCATCCGGTTCAGTCAACTTTCTGGCGATTGAATTAACTAAACCGCCGGACGGTTGAACGCCTGCCATAGCGGTTGAACATATTATCTGCGCAAAATCTAGAACGGCCTTGTTATCATTAGTAAAAAAGCCTAAACAATCGCACAAAGGATGGGCCGTAAGCTGTTCAGTAATCTTTTTGGCTAGCTTATAACTATCTGCTATAAGGATAAAAACATCCTGTGATGACAGAATTTCTTCGATTCTGGGGGCAAAACTGTCGCCAACTTTTTCAACTATATACAGTTTAATACTCTGCTCTTGAAATAAAGCTGGATCTTCGGTCACATCAATGGATAGAGACTTGGCTGTTACATTCTGTACTTTTACATCTGCCCCGGTGAGCCTTGCTGCTATAGGGACGAAATCGGCAAATTTTCTTTGTAAGGGCTGATTATTTCCATACAAAAACAAAACCCGCCTGGATAAGAAGCTTTTGATGGCGAATTTATTCAGGTACAGTTTCATCTTATTGAGATAGCTCAGCTACACAACCCCGGATAACGTCTGCATCGTCGAATGGAACGACGTAGTCTTTAAATATCTGAAACTGTTCATGACCTTTTCCGGCGACTACCAATACGTCTCCTGGCTGTAATGTCTTAAGCGCTTGCATGATAGCTTCTTTTCGGCCTGGACACTCAAGCATTTTACCTCCACTTGCAAGGATTTCTCGTCTTATTTGCTCAGGAAGCTCTCTGCGAGGATTATCATCTGTTACGAACACTTCATCCGCCATCTCGCAAGCTGTTTTACCCATAAGCGGACGTTTTTTTTTATCTCTGTCTCCACCGCATCCAAATAGGATTTTAAGCTTGCCTCGCGTATGTGATCGAATTCCCGATAGGACATTTACAAACCCTTCGGGAGTATGAGCAAAGTCAACATATACCGCCGCATCGTTTATGGAAGATATAAACTCCATACGTCCTGGCACGCCCTGCAGCTTAGGCAATAGGGTTATGTATTTAGAAAGCTCATCGGCATCGCTTA
This region of Holosporales bacterium genomic DNA includes:
- a CDS encoding peptidylprolyl isomerase → MLEFIRKYLGSVVVKVILSLVALTFVLFFGISDVINRLAGKDYVIRVGDVKIGPQEFRLQYNKAADLMRRSLGNPDTYEKIRPHMLEYFVAQTVDRLMVERIIDIWGLGIDEKTVKLGLQTSAEFQDGNGQFSAEKLRAALIERQIPENVFLEDFSLNLAKSLVFMPLSLTFFEPTSVMSRLKDVILEQRSVDIVHVYNSAVPGHLLPKPTESDLRSCYQENQDIFAAEESKDITVLIMNEAKVLEQVEVSDDEVLDEYQARKEEEGENWNVTLEKIKKDLVTELKHRKLPDEVKILAAKIEDELSATKDYDGTAARYGLRILRIKNLTVSNTDAFTGKISIPLPYGREVAEIAFNTTDTNTFQETVHGVEFLVNVDKTTPSSVPEYSKIKEKVLAHWTRGAKAKAAKQIAEGFVDRVSQGMPLDKLAHSKHLTVDKIYSLTRSGTDGTSSKQNRLPADLVHKVFEAPVGQAVIIPIEGGHVVAHVKNKHLPNLDKKQAQQFRALIHSAMTRDLFAQLVKHYQKKTKVDVNQGMLKLYSTASDADTD